In one window of Brassica rapa cultivar Chiifu-401-42 chromosome A07, CAAS_Brap_v3.01, whole genome shotgun sequence DNA:
- the LOC103831500 gene encoding LOW QUALITY PROTEIN: putative zinc finger protein At1g68190 (The sequence of the model RefSeq protein was modified relative to this genomic sequence to represent the inferred CDS: inserted 1 base in 1 codon), which yields MTIIFDSFSEEIVSSQIVFQVQREAGFILRQILELVKLQLRKEXKSLSVTEQDGPSPLELPKQSEERLVHLSQTGKYLIVDFSHLSSSSTLGDSYWECKRPFNKNNQLWDQNLQDIGVCEDTICDDHDFHIPDIDLTFRNFEELFGADYDLVADDNNILFKGTLHQPIVRYI from the exons ATGACCATTATCTTTGATTCATTT AGTGAAGAAATCGTATCAAGTCAGATAGTATTTCAGGTGCAAAGAGAAGCTGGTTTTATCTTGAGACAGATTCTTGAATTGGTGAAGCTTCAACTCAGGAAAG ATAAGAGTTTGTCGGTGACAGAGCAAGATGGTCCTTCTCCATTGGAGCTTCCAAAGCAATCTGAAGAACGTTTGGTCCATCTTTCACAGACTGGAAAATATCTGATTGTTGATTTTTCACACTTGTCTTCGTCTTCTACACTTGGTGATTCCTATTGGGAATGCAAAAGGCCATTTAACAAGAACAAtcag CTGTGGGATCAAAATCTACAAGACATTGGAGTTTGTGAAGATACAATTTGTGATGACCATGACTTCCATATACCTGACATTGATCTCACTTTCCGAAACTTTGAAGAACTTTTTGGAGCTGATTATGATCTAGTTGCAGATGATAACAACATCTTATTTAAGGGAACATTACATCAGCCCATTGTGAGGTATATATAA